A window from Spirochaetales bacterium encodes these proteins:
- a CDS encoding C39 family peptidase — MMKRNRILFIVLLVLCIAVPISLLASFSLFDQEGKPPGAEPADAEPGTEEDGNPADAAISHNDIPPIHRYAIGDTIHSIADSYGISAAGIARYNGLIDSRLLAVGTALYLPKGIEQRRNSTFPGEPTNRTGTLPTTLAVSAFNKNGNIPLRVDFYPVLDVPDDLSCVWDFGTGYFSREERPSYTYMKSGDYTVRLSVADGSGREVLSSPLTVRVKRTRIETKEGLPFYTIDHVNGNLDLGEVIQRKEAGAPAFDMETRIIQRPVLLKQTADDVFTAIAPGYAKITLTGRETSFGFYLFVSPFPSQHSVEPEYDWYKTQFDTGMYGNCGPACVAIALHWATGKYISVEKSREEIGLPIKSGALSYQHMIMNFNYHRIKTALTVIDQFNDMKRIIDWGNIAIVSFNTTVLSPVEGDERLVFVDRFYPDTTGHYIVIKGYSLDEQYFIAYDPIPSDWQGNSLRYTDGVSMIGRNRYFKVEEILRSIKGKNVLEIERERD, encoded by the coding sequence ATGATGAAAAGAAACCGGATACTTTTCATAGTCCTTTTGGTACTCTGTATCGCCGTTCCGATCTCTTTGCTGGCCTCGTTCTCGCTTTTCGACCAGGAAGGAAAACCGCCGGGGGCGGAGCCGGCGGATGCGGAACCGGGGACGGAGGAAGACGGGAATCCGGCCGACGCCGCTATATCACATAACGACATACCTCCCATCCACCGGTATGCAATCGGCGACACGATTCACAGTATCGCGGATTCCTATGGAATAAGCGCCGCCGGCATTGCACGATACAACGGCCTGATCGACTCGCGGCTGCTCGCCGTGGGAACGGCACTTTATCTGCCGAAGGGTATCGAACAGCGACGGAATTCCACGTTTCCGGGCGAACCGACAAACCGGACCGGCACGCTTCCCACCACACTCGCCGTCTCGGCGTTCAATAAAAACGGTAACATTCCCCTGCGTGTCGATTTCTATCCGGTCCTCGATGTCCCCGACGATCTCTCCTGTGTGTGGGATTTCGGAACGGGCTATTTTTCCCGGGAGGAACGTCCTTCGTATACCTACATGAAATCGGGCGATTACACCGTCCGTCTGTCCGTCGCCGACGGAAGCGGCCGGGAAGTTCTTTCCTCACCCCTGACGGTCCGCGTGAAAAGAACACGCATCGAAACAAAGGAGGGTCTCCCGTTTTATACGATCGATCATGTCAACGGGAATCTCGATCTTGGAGAAGTGATACAGCGTAAAGAAGCCGGAGCCCCGGCATTCGACATGGAAACGCGGATAATCCAGCGCCCGGTACTACTCAAACAGACTGCTGACGATGTCTTTACCGCGATAGCCCCGGGGTACGCAAAGATAACGCTGACCGGCAGAGAAACGAGTTTCGGCTTTTATCTGTTTGTCAGTCCCTTTCCTTCCCAGCACAGCGTCGAACCGGAGTATGACTGGTACAAGACGCAGTTCGATACCGGGATGTACGGAAACTGCGGTCCCGCCTGCGTAGCTATCGCGCTTCATTGGGCCACGGGGAAGTATATCAGCGTGGAAAAAAGCAGGGAGGAAATCGGCCTTCCCATCAAATCCGGGGCGCTTTCCTACCAGCATATGATAATGAATTTCAACTACCACCGAATAAAAACGGCACTTACCGTTATCGATCAATTCAACGACATGAAACGGATCATCGACTGGGGAAATATCGCGATCGTCAGTTTCAACACGACCGTTCTCTCGCCCGTCGAAGGAGACGAACGGCTGGTGTTTGTCGACCGTTTCTATCCGGACACCACCGGCCACTATATCGTCATCAAAGGCTACAGTCTCGATGAACAATATTTTATCGCCTACGATCCGATCCCCAGCGACTGGCAGGGCAACTCCCTCCGGTACACGGACGGGGTGAGTATGATCGGTCGAAACCGGTATTTCAAGGTCGAAGAAATTCTCCGTTCGATAAAGGGGAAAAACGTCCTGGAGATCGAACGGGAGCGCGACTGA
- a CDS encoding DUF4954 family protein: MNEITVLPLAEYGRKFIPDEFLPEGKDEYYIRNEQLGKPDYPWRRLESEEIENLIKNGNTSEDWSNIFVTQNFEDHLVKNCLFSGIVRIGRLDNVALEHHNLQVPVGITNSTIISCDIGDNCAIHNVNYLAHYIIGNNVILLNINEMHTTDHAKFGNGIVKEGENENVRIWLELMNEMGGRAVLPFDGMIPADAYIWLKFRHHAALQQQLREITQNQTDNRRGYYGSVGDCTVVKNNRIIKDVKIGSCCYIKGANKLKNLTINSSEAEPTQIGEGVELVNGIIGYGCRVFYGCKAVRFVMGRNSNLKYGARLIHSYLGDNSTVSCCEILHNLIFPAHEQHHNNSFLIASLVMGQSNLAAGATVGSNHNSRANDGEIQAGRGFWPGLCTTLKHSSRFVSFVLIAKGNYPAELNIPLPFSLLNTNEGNDTLEVMPAFWWMYNMYALARNTWKFRTRDKRKIKVQHIEFDSLAPDTIEEIFTARRLLEIWTAKAFFRSQGEAFDRKDGDELSEKGKELLNGPEGAMKGLEVLGEYMEKSGRKEVILKPRDGYHAYGRMIHYYAMKELLAYMDENKTVTIEALGRKFSPVREAGWINCGGQLIKEKDVKTLCDNIGSGMYKSWEEIHKAYDELWAAYRHDKCAHAFATLLEILGTDSLSSSLWMEQLDEAVKTQEYIRDQVYLSRKKDYENPFRQATFDSAEEMEAVIHTAEDNSFVLQVKKETEEFRRLVDDIRKRG, translated from the coding sequence ATGAATGAAATAACCGTGTTGCCATTGGCCGAATACGGCCGGAAATTCATTCCGGATGAGTTTCTTCCGGAAGGAAAAGACGAGTATTATATCCGTAACGAGCAACTGGGAAAACCCGATTATCCATGGCGGCGACTCGAATCGGAAGAAATCGAAAACCTTATTAAAAACGGGAATACGAGCGAAGACTGGAGCAATATTTTCGTCACACAGAATTTCGAAGACCACCTTGTCAAGAACTGCCTGTTTTCCGGTATCGTCAGAATCGGCCGGCTGGATAACGTCGCCCTCGAGCACCATAATCTCCAGGTGCCCGTCGGTATCACCAATTCGACGATTATTTCATGTGACATCGGGGATAATTGCGCGATTCACAATGTCAATTATCTCGCCCATTATATTATTGGAAACAATGTCATTCTGCTCAATATCAATGAAATGCATACAACCGATCATGCAAAATTCGGGAACGGCATCGTCAAGGAAGGGGAGAATGAGAATGTCAGAATATGGCTCGAACTCATGAATGAAATGGGCGGACGCGCGGTGCTTCCCTTTGACGGAATGATCCCGGCAGACGCTTATATATGGCTGAAATTCCGGCATCATGCGGCATTACAGCAACAACTCAGGGAAATTACACAAAATCAGACCGACAACCGGAGGGGGTATTACGGGTCGGTCGGTGATTGCACGGTCGTGAAAAACAACAGGATCATCAAGGATGTCAAGATCGGTTCGTGCTGTTATATCAAGGGAGCGAATAAACTGAAAAACCTGACCATCAACTCGAGTGAAGCCGAACCCACACAGATCGGAGAAGGGGTGGAACTCGTCAATGGCATTATCGGATACGGGTGCAGGGTGTTTTACGGGTGTAAAGCCGTTCGTTTTGTGATGGGAAGAAACTCGAACCTCAAATACGGCGCACGGCTCATTCATTCGTACCTGGGCGACAATTCGACGGTATCGTGTTGTGAAATCCTTCACAACCTCATTTTTCCCGCCCATGAACAGCATCACAACAACTCGTTTCTGATAGCTTCGCTGGTGATGGGGCAGAGTAATCTCGCGGCCGGGGCAACCGTCGGTTCGAACCACAATAGCCGAGCCAATGACGGCGAGATCCAGGCCGGAAGGGGATTCTGGCCCGGACTTTGTACTACGCTCAAGCATTCGTCCCGCTTCGTGTCGTTTGTCCTTATCGCAAAGGGGAACTATCCCGCGGAATTGAATATACCGCTTCCTTTTTCCCTGCTCAATACTAACGAAGGAAACGATACCCTCGAAGTGATGCCCGCCTTCTGGTGGATGTATAACATGTATGCCCTCGCGCGAAACACATGGAAGTTTCGAACCCGCGATAAACGGAAGATCAAGGTTCAGCATATCGAGTTTGATTCGCTTGCCCCGGATACAATCGAAGAAATATTTACGGCACGCAGACTGCTCGAGATATGGACGGCAAAGGCATTTTTCAGATCGCAAGGGGAGGCCTTTGACCGGAAAGACGGCGATGAGCTTTCGGAAAAGGGAAAAGAACTCCTTAACGGGCCGGAAGGGGCAATGAAAGGGCTCGAAGTCCTTGGTGAGTATATGGAGAAAAGCGGCAGGAAAGAAGTAATTCTCAAACCGCGCGACGGGTATCACGCGTACGGCCGGATGATTCATTATTATGCGATGAAGGAACTGCTCGCATACATGGATGAAAACAAGACGGTGACAATCGAAGCGCTTGGCAGAAAATTCTCACCGGTCCGTGAGGCCGGATGGATCAATTGCGGGGGACAACTCATCAAGGAAAAGGATGTTAAGACGCTCTGCGATAATATCGGAAGCGGAATGTATAAGAGCTGGGAAGAAATTCACAAAGCATATGACGAACTCTGGGCCGCGTATCGGCACGATAAATGCGCCCACGCCTTCGCAACGCTCCTTGAGATTCTTGGAACGGATTCCCTTTCATCCTCTTTATGGATGGAACAACTCGATGAGGCGGTGAAAACCCAGGAGTATATCCGCGATCAGGTTTACCTCTCGCGAAAAAAGGATTATGAAAACCCCTTCAGACAGGCGACCTTTGACTCTGCCGAAGAAATGGAGGCGGTGATTCATACGGCGGAAGATAACTCCTTCGTGCTGCAGGTAAAAAAGGAAACTGAGGAGTTTCGGCGGCTTGTCGATGATATACGGAAACGGGGATAG
- a CDS encoding SIS domain-containing protein: MNLNEARYSQYALSREMMDTVDVVRKFDPGKTMTVAGKIKEAGRLLLTGEGSSRIFPAKNTIRKAHTWGLPLSIATDGSRQSALYNLRDSAVFCASNSGRTREVVLLAKKLTASGNRRCFGLTANEDTVLSREVEETFVLGCGWEEAVAATKSVVEQALFYQSIISHIAGMNMKEGVKGLAEKIEEALTLTIDGTIVEKAKNAPVIYFAGYNDGVAEELTLKTNEITRKKSDFLEGTYAVHGIEEVMDPDEIVFVVDPIEDEIQKFQEVLVDGVGLTVVAIADHATPFPTVVVPRAGEMAPYVYLCAGWNLLVEIGLAAGINLDKPQRARKVGNEFMG, translated from the coding sequence ATGAATCTGAATGAAGCCCGATATTCGCAGTACGCGCTTTCGCGGGAGATGATGGATACCGTGGATGTGGTGAGAAAATTCGATCCCGGAAAGACCATGACGGTTGCCGGAAAGATAAAGGAGGCGGGCAGATTGCTTCTTACCGGGGAGGGGTCGAGCCGTATCTTTCCCGCGAAGAATACCATTCGTAAAGCCCATACGTGGGGGCTACCCCTGAGTATCGCGACCGACGGCTCCCGGCAGTCCGCGTTGTACAATCTCAGGGACTCTGCGGTGTTTTGCGCTTCGAATTCGGGAAGGACCAGGGAAGTGGTGCTGCTCGCAAAAAAACTGACCGCTTCAGGCAACAGGCGATGTTTCGGTCTGACGGCAAACGAGGACACCGTCCTTTCCCGTGAAGTCGAAGAAACCTTTGTTCTCGGCTGCGGATGGGAAGAGGCCGTCGCGGCGACAAAGAGTGTGGTCGAACAGGCCCTTTTTTATCAGTCTATTATCAGTCATATTGCGGGAATGAATATGAAAGAGGGGGTTAAAGGTCTTGCGGAAAAAATCGAGGAGGCTCTGACGCTTACCATCGACGGCACGATCGTCGAGAAGGCGAAAAACGCGCCGGTCATCTATTTTGCCGGTTATAACGACGGGGTCGCGGAAGAACTGACGCTGAAAACGAATGAAATCACCAGAAAAAAATCGGATTTTCTCGAAGGCACCTATGCCGTGCACGGGATTGAAGAGGTGATGGACCCGGATGAAATCGTCTTCGTTGTCGATCCCATCGAAGACGAGATACAAAAGTTCCAGGAGGTGCTTGTCGATGGGGTGGGATTGACCGTTGTGGCAATCGCCGATCACGCGACGCCCTTTCCGACGGTTGTGGTCCCCCGGGCGGGCGAGATGGCCCCGTATGTCTACCTTTGTGCGGGCTGGAATCTTCTTGTCGAAATCGGTCTAGCCGCGGGAATCAACCTGGACAAACCGCAACGCGCCCGAAAGGTAGGAAACGAGTTTATGGGCTGA
- a CDS encoding leucine-rich repeat domain-containing protein — MKPGVVSLLILFIIIVFPGVTAFGQTCGDANNDGRIDIVDSLLIAQYYVGTNPPNIAPENMDVNDDGKADIVDALLVARYYIGSISEFPGYCGKQEILTFPDPAFESLIRFTISKSTGHIYAFEVENITSLRQRQPNISDISGIEHLPALEEIVFTGSTIADLGPLSSLANLTYIAVSGNAVTDISPLAGLLNLKTLYIGNNAISDLLPIKNLVNLEYLSCGGNSVTDLGPLAGLSHLTRLYAGHNRIANLSPLSGLTSLASLDVGYNRIADITPLAPLVNLSSLSLSNNTIRNIESLRNMYGLTGCELQYNELTDISALAGKTALTSLDLDNNAISDITALAGLVSLSELSVNNNTIADIGPLSGCTSLTELYMNNNRITHIDALAGLVSLKILEMSDNRITDITPLAGLSLITSLRANNNMIGDLSGIEGPASLVNLYMNDNNISDLEPLRHLSELDRLCMNGNDITSLEPLSDLDGIAQMEFRENNISDITPIMTGNIFYLHLEENNISDLSPFNNSDLPYLCELYLDRNPITRVRPLRRVGIDLDILSLNAVPIEDYESFSDSNLYMIWALHLESNNITNLDFLEGTYFTNMYLNDNEISDLSVLNKLLHSYTGFYIGGNNVTDISPLLAMTNLGRLDISGNDITDFSPLLEMPKLIDLKLDKCGLTDISFLSGIESLDSLSINNNTITDLSPLANWPSLSFFHAAGNGITDITPLAGNRNLSMCDLGGNNITDISPLSGFPYLWNLDIRSNRITDLSVLIDLPRLETVNVSDNPLSDHSGSEIIPLLEQYGVNVVH, encoded by the coding sequence ATGAAACCAGGCGTTGTTTCCCTTTTGATTCTCTTCATTATAATCGTTTTTCCGGGAGTGACCGCCTTCGGGCAGACCTGCGGCGATGCGAATAATGACGGGCGTATCGATATTGTCGATTCCCTTCTGATAGCGCAGTATTATGTGGGAACAAACCCTCCCAATATTGCCCCTGAAAACATGGATGTAAACGATGACGGAAAGGCCGACATTGTGGACGCCCTTTTGGTGGCTCGATATTATATCGGGAGTATAAGCGAATTCCCGGGATATTGCGGGAAGCAGGAAATACTCACCTTTCCCGATCCGGCCTTCGAAAGCCTCATCCGCTTCACCATCAGCAAGTCCACCGGCCATATTTACGCCTTTGAAGTCGAAAACATCACCTCCCTCCGGCAGCGTCAACCGAATATTTCGGATATAAGCGGGATTGAACACCTTCCCGCCCTCGAAGAGATCGTATTCACCGGCAGCACTATCGCCGATCTGGGCCCGCTTTCTTCGCTTGCGAATCTGACGTACATCGCCGTATCAGGCAATGCCGTTACCGACATTTCACCCCTTGCCGGACTCCTCAATCTCAAAACCCTTTATATCGGAAACAACGCCATTTCCGATTTACTTCCAATAAAGAATCTTGTGAATCTTGAATATCTGTCCTGCGGCGGTAATTCTGTCACGGACCTCGGTCCCCTTGCGGGATTATCGCACCTTACCAGACTTTACGCCGGCCACAACCGGATTGCCAATCTATCGCCGCTCTCCGGCCTGACATCGCTTGCCTCTCTCGATGTAGGTTATAACCGTATCGCCGATATAACGCCGCTTGCCCCACTCGTGAACCTGTCCTCGCTTTCTCTATCGAACAATACTATCCGGAATATTGAAAGTCTCAGAAACATGTACGGACTGACAGGATGTGAACTGCAATATAATGAACTCACCGATATTTCCGCTCTTGCCGGGAAAACGGCCCTCACATCCCTTGATCTCGATAATAATGCTATATCGGATATTACCGCACTCGCCGGACTTGTCTCCCTGAGCGAGTTGTCCGTCAACAACAACACTATTGCCGATATCGGCCCCCTTTCGGGCTGCACCTCCCTTACGGAACTGTACATGAACAACAACCGCATCACGCACATCGACGCCCTTGCGGGACTCGTCTCTTTGAAAATACTCGAGATGAGTGACAACCGGATCACGGACATTACCCCCCTTGCCGGACTCTCCCTTATCACCAGCCTGAGAGCGAACAACAACATGATAGGCGACCTGTCCGGTATTGAAGGACCGGCTTCACTGGTGAATCTTTATATGAATGACAACAATATCTCGGATCTCGAACCGCTCAGGCACCTTTCGGAACTGGACAGGCTTTGCATGAACGGGAACGATATAACGAGTCTGGAGCCCTTATCGGACCTTGACGGAATAGCACAGATGGAATTCAGGGAAAACAATATCTCGGATATTACCCCCATCATGACGGGCAATATCTTTTACCTCCACCTCGAGGAAAACAATATCAGCGACCTGAGTCCTTTCAACAACAGCGACCTCCCGTATCTCTGCGAACTGTATCTCGACCGGAATCCGATCACTCGTGTCCGTCCGCTTCGCAGGGTGGGCATCGACCTCGATATCCTTTCCCTCAATGCCGTCCCCATAGAGGACTATGAATCATTTTCGGACTCGAACCTTTATATGATCTGGGCACTGCACCTCGAATCAAACAATATCACGAACCTCGATTTTCTCGAGGGTACCTATTTCACCAATATGTACCTCAACGACAACGAGATCAGTGACCTGAGTGTTTTGAACAAGCTGCTTCACAGTTATACCGGTTTTTATATCGGCGGTAATAATGTGACGGATATAAGCCCCCTTCTGGCGATGACAAATCTCGGCAGACTCGATATTTCCGGCAACGATATCACCGATTTCAGTCCGCTTCTGGAAATGCCCAAACTCATCGATCTCAAGCTTGACAAGTGCGGCCTGACGGATATTTCATTCCTCTCCGGAATCGAAAGCCTCGATTCGCTTTCGATAAATAACAACACTATTACCGATCTTTCGCCGCTTGCGAATTGGCCGTCCCTGAGTTTTTTCCACGCCGCGGGAAACGGGATAACGGATATAACGCCGCTCGCCGGAAACAGAAACCTCTCTATGTGCGATCTCGGCGGCAACAACATCACCGATATCTCGCCGTTAAGCGGCTTTCCGTACTTGTGGAATCTCGATATCCGGTCAAACCGTATCACGGATTTATCCGTACTCATCGACCTTCCGCGGCTCGAAACGGTCAATGTCAGCGATAATCCGCTGAGTGATCATTCCGGTTCCGAGATCATCCCCCTCCTCGAGCAGTATGGGGTGAATGTTGTCCACTGA
- a CDS encoding Fic family protein: MDTKDFMAGIYKKADNYRYFMPEKINRAFIWTDTMLNEILEKASLKLGELNSFSRLVPDTDMFILMYIVKEAVISSRIEGTRTNIEEAFAEESDIDPEKRDDWKEVKNYVNAMNQAINDLEKLPLSNRLIRKTHEILLSGSRGETKTPGEFRKSQNWIGGVSLGDAVFIPPSHIELPELLSDFEKFLHNSDIHVPHLVKIAIAHYQFETIHPFLDGNGRIGRLLITLYLVANGILEKPLLYLSDFFNKNKTLYYDNLTFVRTKNDLNQWIRFFLTGVIDTAENGVATLRKIIALKETIEHDHIMKMGKRLQTGLALLHGILRQPLVSAKDVQEMTRLSPKAANDIIDIFIEKNILVETTGYRRNRSYLFESYIRMF; this comes from the coding sequence ATGGATACAAAGGATTTCATGGCCGGTATTTATAAAAAGGCAGATAATTATCGGTATTTTATGCCTGAAAAAATCAACCGTGCATTTATCTGGACAGATACTATGCTAAACGAAATCTTGGAAAAAGCATCGTTAAAACTAGGCGAACTGAACTCATTTTCACGACTTGTGCCGGATACCGATATGTTTATCCTTATGTATATTGTCAAGGAAGCGGTTATTTCAAGCCGTATTGAAGGAACACGGACTAATATCGAGGAAGCCTTTGCCGAAGAAAGTGATATCGATCCTGAAAAGAGGGACGACTGGAAGGAAGTGAAAAATTATGTCAACGCGATGAACCAGGCAATTAATGACCTTGAGAAGCTGCCTTTATCAAACCGGCTTATAAGAAAAACTCATGAGATATTATTGTCCGGAAGCAGGGGCGAAACAAAAACACCGGGAGAATTTCGTAAATCCCAGAACTGGATCGGCGGGGTAAGTCTCGGCGATGCCGTTTTTATTCCTCCGTCACATATTGAATTGCCTGAATTATTATCGGATTTCGAGAAATTTCTGCATAACAGCGATATCCATGTTCCACATCTGGTAAAGATAGCAATTGCCCATTATCAATTCGAGACTATACATCCATTCCTCGATGGTAACGGAAGGATTGGACGGCTTCTTATAACACTTTACCTTGTCGCTAACGGAATCCTGGAGAAGCCTCTGTTGTATCTTTCGGATTTTTTCAATAAAAATAAAACATTGTATTATGACAATTTGACTTTTGTACGCACCAAAAACGATCTCAATCAATGGATCAGATTTTTTTTGACGGGCGTTATCGATACGGCGGAAAACGGCGTTGCGACACTAAGGAAAATAATTGCACTAAAAGAAACGATCGAGCATGATCATATCATGAAGATGGGAAAACGGCTTCAAACGGGACTTGCCCTGTTGCATGGAATATTAAGACAACCTCTGGTTTCGGCAAAAGACGTACAGGAAATGACACGTCTTTCTCCAAAGGCCGCAAACGATATTATAGATATTTTTATAGAAAAAAATATACTTGTCGAGACCACAGGGTATAGACGAAATCGAAGTTATTTGTTCGAGTCATATATCAGGATGTTTTGA
- a CDS encoding VWA domain-containing protein: MNETIHAILNDLYEVDPSLKEKETELKKIIEKLVSSKPDVTMDEEFRKTLKKRLLREFTDKSHPVTEWLGRHGMKIAVTAAAAVFCAVFGFAVFIPLWQTMKSEDTINTYTGPPEGMIPGTEGIVPDAFDEDIPEPKADKQESENPAEAGERGRTASKETESSGSAVKKEEKEYKPDEKKKTAAQEENPPSPGEKGIFAYSMIDETSGMDMELYEASAEEERKTDERIKLLSSGDEADWNTEEYDRIYENRFLKAVDNPLSTFSIDVDTASYANVRRFITDGRLPYPDAVRIEELVNYFTYEYPQPSGEHPFAFYTEISECPWNTPHRLIHIGIQGKEIPKTQLPPNNLVFLIDTSGSMESQNKLPLLKKAFSLLVDQLRQEDRVAIAVYASAAGLVLPPTAGTDKGKIIGALERLSAGGSTAGGAGISLAYETAEKYYNPQGNNRVILATDGDFNVGVSSDAELVRLIEEKRNKGIFLTILGFGMGNYKDSKMEKLADKGNGNYAYIDTVSEAKKVLVEEMGSTLLTIAKDVKIQIEFNPARVDSYRLIGYENRVMAKEDFADDTKDAGELGAGHSVTALYEIVPSIGDGGGTELKYQETRINDGAYNTDEIMTMKFRYKKPKGDTSILIEIPVRDEDIPLTASSDNFRFASAVAEWGLLLRNSEHKADASYEQVLDLAGGSRGKDEYGYREEFISLVTAAMRLAGEHQ, encoded by the coding sequence ATGAATGAAACAATACATGCAATCTTGAACGACCTTTATGAGGTCGATCCGTCATTGAAGGAAAAGGAGACCGAATTGAAGAAAATAATCGAAAAACTCGTTTCCTCGAAACCGGATGTCACAATGGATGAGGAATTCAGAAAAACACTCAAAAAAAGACTTCTCAGAGAGTTCACGGACAAATCCCATCCGGTAACCGAATGGCTGGGCAGACACGGTATGAAAATCGCGGTGACCGCGGCAGCGGCGGTTTTCTGCGCCGTTTTCGGTTTTGCGGTTTTTATCCCCCTCTGGCAGACCATGAAAAGCGAAGACACGATAAATACATACACCGGGCCGCCTGAAGGGATGATACCCGGCACGGAAGGAATCGTGCCCGATGCGTTCGACGAAGATATACCGGAGCCGAAAGCGGATAAACAGGAGAGTGAAAACCCGGCGGAAGCGGGCGAACGGGGAAGGACGGCATCGAAAGAAACGGAAAGCTCGGGGAGCGCGGTAAAAAAGGAAGAGAAGGAATACAAACCCGATGAAAAGAAGAAAACCGCCGCCCAGGAAGAAAATCCGCCCTCACCCGGCGAGAAGGGGATATTCGCTTATTCAATGATCGACGAAACATCGGGAATGGACATGGAACTATACGAAGCATCCGCGGAAGAAGAAAGGAAGACGGACGAAAGGATCAAACTTCTTTCAAGCGGTGATGAAGCCGATTGGAATACCGAGGAATACGACAGAATTTACGAGAACAGATTTCTGAAAGCGGTCGACAACCCCCTCTCCACCTTTTCCATCGACGTGGATACCGCCTCCTATGCGAACGTGCGGCGGTTTATCACCGACGGCAGGCTTCCCTATCCGGATGCGGTCAGGATCGAGGAACTCGTCAACTACTTTACCTACGAATATCCCCAGCCCTCGGGCGAGCACCCCTTTGCCTTTTATACCGAAATATCCGAATGCCCGTGGAACACCCCGCACCGGCTCATCCATATCGGCATACAGGGGAAGGAGATCCCGAAGACACAGCTCCCGCCGAACAACCTCGTTTTTCTCATCGACACTTCCGGGTCGATGGAAAGCCAGAACAAGCTGCCGCTTCTCAAAAAGGCCTTCTCCCTGCTCGTCGATCAGCTGCGGCAGGAAGACAGGGTCGCTATCGCGGTGTACGCCTCGGCGGCCGGTCTTGTCCTTCCCCCGACAGCGGGAACGGATAAGGGCAAGATCATCGGGGCGCTGGAACGTCTTTCGGCGGGCGGTTCGACCGCGGGCGGGGCGGGAATCTCGCTCGCCTATGAAACGGCGGAGAAGTACTATAATCCGCAGGGAAACAACAGGGTGATCCTCGCGACGGACGGCGATTTCAATGTCGGTGTGTCAAGCGACGCGGAACTGGTCCGCCTGATCGAGGAAAAACGAAACAAGGGCATCTTCCTCACGATTCTGGGCTTCGGTATGGGTAACTACAAGGATTCGAAGATGGAAAAACTCGCCGACAAGGGAAACGGCAATTACGCCTATATCGACACGGTCTCCGAAGCGAAAAAGGTCCTCGTCGAGGAGATGGGAAGCACCCTGCTTACCATCGCGAAAGACGTGAAAATCCAGATCGAGTTCAATCCCGCACGCGTCGATTCGTACCGCTTGATCGGATACGAAAACCGCGTGATGGCGAAGGAAGATTTTGCCGACGACACAAAGGACGCGGGCGAACTCGGCGCAGGACACAGCGTTACCGCCCTCTATGAAATCGTTCCTTCGATTGGAGACGGCGGCGGGACGGAGCTGAAATACCAGGAAACGAGGATAAACGACGGCGCATACAATACGGACGAAATCATGACAATGAAGTTCCGCTACAAAAAACCGAAAGGGGATACAAGCATCCTGATAGAAATCCCCGTTCGCGATGAGGATATCCCGCTAACGGCCTCCTCCGACAATTTCCGGTTCGCCTCGGCGGTCGCCGAATGGGGACTGCTCCTCAGAAACTCGGAACACAAGGCCGATGCGTCCTATGAGCAGGTGCTCGATCTTGCCGGGGGCTCACGCGGAAAGGACGAATACGGCTACCGGGAGGAGTTTATATCGCTGGTTACAGCCGCCATGCGGCTTGCGGGCGAACATCAATAA
- a CDS encoding sigma-70 family RNA polymerase sigma factor, with amino-acid sequence MKVIEFPKRKTKVKRDEFGSVYDMYADKIYRFIYYKTYHREIAEDLTATTFLKALEHLAQYDPEKGSISSWLYRIARNLVTDHYRAHRKTVDIDDVWDCAGRQNVELDTENREHLRELQKVMKKLPSEQRDLLILRVWQELPYRDIAQIMGKSEGACKMMFMRVIARLRKHLSVAALLFVFLFTTFFQKGGTIV; translated from the coding sequence ATGAAGGTAATAGAATTTCCGAAAAGAAAGACAAAAGTGAAGCGGGACGAGTTCGGGAGCGTCTACGATATGTATGCGGATAAAATATATCGGTTTATCTACTACAAGACATATCACAGGGAAATCGCCGAAGACCTCACGGCAACGACATTTCTCAAGGCGCTCGAACATCTGGCCCAATACGATCCTGAGAAGGGAAGCATATCGTCATGGCTCTATCGGATAGCGCGGAATCTGGTCACCGATCATTACCGAGCTCACAGAAAGACTGTCGACATCGACGATGTATGGGATTGCGCGGGGCGCCAGAATGTCGAACTCGACACGGAAAACAGGGAACATCTCAGGGAGCTGCAAAAGGTGATGAAAAAACTTCCCTCGGAACAACGCGACCTTCTCATTCTCCGCGTCTGGCAGGAACTCCCGTACAGGGATATCGCCCAGATTATGGGAAAGAGCGAAGGCGCATGCAAGATGATGTTCATGAGGGTGATCGCCCGTCTTCGGAAACACCTTTCCGTTGCGGCACTCCTTTTTGTTTTTCTTTTCACCACATTTTTCCAAAAAGGAGGAACCATCGTATGA